From the Nitrosopumilus sp. genome, one window contains:
- a CDS encoding AAA family ATPase — MSLAPQELENTASKYASEAIKFDSQGARGMAITHYQQAIDALVKLLQLYPNSKLNQIYKERCNSYHGRINALQQAHGVEPAVDPKASEEDQKKSVQRQENENDFEELVMKEKPDVTWDQVIGLDDAKSALRESIVYPTKRPDLFPLGWPKGMLLYGPPGTGKTMLAAATANEMDGYFINVDASSMMSKWLGEAEKNVSKLFSMARQYAEKEGKPVILFVDEVDSLLGSRNSEVGGEVRTKNQFLTEMDGVNGKGKDLMLYVIGATNKPWSLDWPFLRRFQKRIYVSLPTQAARENLFEQYTEKLNKNYRVNNTELAKLFDGYSASDIKDVCQAAQIKTVHEIFNAPDYHEPVEGEEPVQPRELTTADFKNIMQRRKPSVSTEMIRAYHKWSEEFQAL; from the coding sequence ATGAGTTTAGCCCCACAAGAATTAGAAAATACAGCAAGCAAATATGCTTCTGAAGCTATCAAATTTGACTCCCAAGGAGCTCGTGGAATGGCAATTACCCATTATCAACAAGCAATTGATGCTCTGGTGAAATTATTGCAATTATACCCTAACAGTAAACTAAATCAAATTTACAAAGAACGATGCAACTCTTATCATGGAAGAATTAATGCATTACAACAGGCTCATGGTGTCGAGCCTGCAGTTGATCCTAAAGCCTCTGAAGAAGATCAGAAAAAATCTGTTCAGAGACAAGAAAATGAAAATGATTTTGAAGAATTAGTGATGAAAGAAAAACCTGATGTTACATGGGATCAGGTAATTGGTCTAGATGATGCAAAAAGCGCTTTACGTGAATCTATTGTATATCCTACTAAGCGACCTGATTTGTTTCCTCTTGGATGGCCAAAAGGAATGTTACTGTATGGCCCACCTGGAACTGGAAAAACAATGCTAGCTGCCGCAACTGCAAATGAGATGGATGGTTATTTTATCAATGTTGACGCATCTTCTATGATGAGCAAGTGGTTAGGAGAAGCAGAAAAAAATGTTTCAAAATTATTTTCAATGGCTAGACAATATGCCGAGAAAGAAGGTAAGCCTGTTATTTTATTTGTAGATGAAGTTGACTCTCTTTTGGGTTCTAGAAACAGTGAGGTTGGTGGAGAAGTTAGAACTAAAAATCAATTCTTAACTGAAATGGATGGTGTAAATGGAAAAGGAAAAGATTTGATGTTGTATGTGATTGGTGCAACAAACAAACCTTGGAGTCTTGATTGGCCATTTCTTAGAAGATTCCAAAAAAGGATTTACGTGTCTTTGCCTACACAAGCTGCAAGAGAAAATCTTTTTGAACAATACACTGAAAAATTAAATAAAAATTACAGAGTAAATAACACTGAATTAGCAAAACTCTTTGATGGATACAGTGCAAGTGATATCAAAGATGTATGTCAAGCAGCTCAGATAAAGACTGTACATGAAATTTTCAATGCTCCTGATTATCATGAACCGGTTGAGGGAGAAGAACCTGTTCAACCAAGAGAACTAACAACTGCTGATTTCAAGAACATAATGCAAAGAAGAAAACCAAGTGTTTCTACCGAAATGATTCGTGCTTATCACAAATGGAGTGAAGAGTTCCAAGCACTCTAG
- the carB gene encoding carbamoyl-phosphate synthase (glutamine-hydrolyzing) large subunit: protein MPLNESLKKILVLGSGAIKIGEAGEFDYSGSQCLKAIHEDGLSSVLINPNIATIQTDTRFADQVYLLPVNAEYVESIIEKERPDGIMLAYGGQTALNCGVNLDESGILKKYGINVLGTQVKGIQRTEDRQLFKDSMKECGVPVLKSKTVNNFEDAKKAAEELSYPVIIRVAYTLGGRGGGVAHNEIELHEIVERGLKASLVKQVLVEEYIGHWKQIEYEVMQDYDGNNVIVCNMENVLSMKAHTGDNIVVAPSQTIDNHEYHMLRSAALRATKHVGIVGECNIQYALAPDSDRYVAIEINPRLSRSSALASKATGYPLAYMSAKIGLGYNLSELVNRITKSTTACFEPSLDYVVCKHPRWDFAKFELVNRRLGPTMKSVGEVMAIGRTFEESFQKAIRMLDIGNDGLVLNRSNGEKFTEEDIEYKLSHHDDRILYHVAIALKMGISVERIYKLSTVDPWFIEKIKHIVNVEEKLKESDLDDSLLWEAKKTGFSDKQIARARDKTPDEIRDLRKKLGVIPSVKQIDTLAAEWPAVTNYLYLTYGGNSNDIAVPEDEKGIVVLGAGPYRIGSSVEFDWGTVNMVWGLQENGEKNVSVVNCNPETVSTDYDICTRLYFEELTQERILDITEFENPKGIITCVGGQTANNLTPGLAQHGVNILGTSAHDVDRAEDRSKFSAELDKLHIQQPRWQAFSNLNEAKSFAQEVGFPVIVRPSYVLSGAAMKVVWSQEELKTYVKEATDVSPDHPVVISKFMLNSLEVDVDGVSNGKEVVIGAIVEHIDSAGVHSGDAMMVIPPWRLSNKIIETINEYTKKIALTFNVKGPFNLQFLVHDDHVYVIELNIRASRSMPFVSKLVKTNLISLASKAILGKPMPKIPENKWQKIHNYGIKVPQFSFMQLEGADIALGVEMQSTGEAACFGNSFYDALSKGLTSVGYNLPDKGTALVTVGGAQNKEKLVATIAKLKQLGFKILATEHTAEFFEEKIGEVQIVHKISEPERKPNISDLLYERKIDFIINIPSTSTLEKYVGMLDDEYQIRRKSLELGIPVLTTIELADSFVKTLEWLRNNKTTKDPIEPYDKYE, encoded by the coding sequence TTGCCTCTAAACGAATCTCTTAAGAAAATCTTAGTACTTGGTAGTGGTGCAATCAAAATTGGTGAAGCTGGCGAATTTGATTATTCTGGAAGTCAATGTCTTAAAGCAATTCACGAAGATGGCCTAAGTAGCGTATTGATCAATCCCAATATTGCAACAATTCAAACTGATACACGATTTGCAGATCAAGTGTATCTATTGCCTGTAAATGCTGAATATGTTGAATCTATTATTGAAAAAGAGAGACCTGATGGAATTATGTTGGCCTATGGTGGTCAAACTGCCTTAAATTGTGGTGTAAATCTCGATGAATCTGGTATTCTCAAAAAATATGGCATAAATGTACTTGGAACTCAAGTTAAAGGAATTCAAAGAACGGAAGATAGACAACTTTTCAAAGATTCAATGAAGGAATGTGGGGTGCCTGTTTTGAAAAGTAAAACTGTCAATAATTTTGAGGATGCTAAAAAAGCCGCAGAAGAATTATCTTATCCTGTTATTATTCGTGTTGCATATACTCTTGGAGGTAGAGGCGGCGGAGTTGCACATAATGAAATTGAATTACATGAAATTGTAGAAAGAGGTTTGAAAGCAAGTCTAGTAAAACAAGTTTTGGTTGAAGAGTATATTGGTCATTGGAAACAAATTGAATATGAAGTAATGCAAGATTATGATGGAAATAATGTAATTGTTTGTAATATGGAAAATGTTCTTTCTATGAAAGCTCACACTGGAGACAATATTGTGGTTGCTCCTTCCCAAACAATTGACAATCATGAATACCATATGTTACGTTCTGCAGCGTTACGTGCAACAAAACATGTTGGCATTGTAGGTGAATGTAATATTCAATATGCGCTTGCTCCTGATTCAGATCGATATGTTGCAATTGAAATCAACCCTAGACTTTCTCGTTCTTCAGCTCTGGCAAGTAAAGCAACTGGATATCCATTAGCATACATGTCTGCAAAAATTGGTTTGGGTTATAATTTGTCTGAACTTGTTAATCGAATTACCAAAAGTACTACTGCGTGTTTTGAACCTTCACTTGATTATGTTGTCTGTAAACACCCAAGATGGGATTTTGCAAAATTTGAATTAGTAAATAGGAGACTTGGACCTACTATGAAATCTGTTGGTGAAGTTATGGCCATAGGTCGAACTTTTGAAGAATCATTTCAAAAAGCAATTCGAATGTTGGATATAGGCAATGATGGTTTAGTTTTGAATCGTTCCAATGGGGAAAAATTTACTGAAGAAGACATTGAATACAAATTATCTCATCATGATGATCGTATTCTTTATCATGTTGCAATTGCTCTGAAAATGGGAATATCTGTTGAGCGAATTTACAAATTATCTACTGTTGATCCTTGGTTTATAGAAAAAATAAAACATATTGTGAATGTTGAAGAAAAACTAAAAGAATCTGATCTTGATGATTCATTACTTTGGGAGGCTAAAAAAACCGGCTTTTCAGATAAACAGATTGCTCGTGCAAGAGACAAAACTCCTGATGAAATACGTGATTTAAGGAAGAAATTAGGCGTAATTCCTTCTGTTAAACAGATTGATACATTGGCTGCAGAATGGCCTGCAGTCACAAATTACTTGTATTTGACTTATGGGGGTAACTCAAATGATATCGCAGTCCCAGAAGATGAAAAAGGAATTGTTGTTCTTGGAGCAGGTCCATACAGAATTGGAAGTAGTGTTGAATTTGATTGGGGTACTGTTAACATGGTTTGGGGTCTCCAAGAGAATGGAGAAAAGAATGTTTCTGTAGTAAACTGTAATCCTGAAACAGTGTCAACTGATTATGATATTTGTACGCGATTGTATTTTGAAGAATTAACTCAGGAGAGAATTTTAGATATTACTGAATTTGAAAACCCTAAAGGAATTATCACATGTGTTGGTGGACAAACTGCAAATAATTTAACTCCTGGTCTTGCACAACATGGTGTAAATATTCTTGGTACTAGTGCACACGATGTTGATAGGGCAGAAGATCGTTCTAAATTTAGTGCAGAGCTTGATAAGCTCCACATCCAACAACCTCGTTGGCAAGCTTTTTCCAATCTTAACGAAGCAAAGTCTTTTGCCCAAGAAGTTGGTTTCCCTGTGATTGTAAGACCATCTTATGTTTTATCTGGTGCAGCAATGAAGGTTGTTTGGTCTCAAGAAGAATTAAAAACATATGTTAAAGAAGCAACTGATGTTTCTCCTGATCATCCTGTTGTAATTTCAAAATTTATGCTAAACTCCCTTGAAGTAGATGTGGATGGTGTTAGTAATGGAAAAGAAGTTGTAATTGGAGCTATTGTTGAACATATTGATAGTGCAGGAGTTCATTCAGGAGATGCTATGATGGTAATTCCTCCATGGCGTTTAAGCAACAAAATTATTGAAACTATTAATGAATACACCAAAAAGATTGCTTTAACGTTTAATGTAAAGGGACCATTTAATCTGCAATTCTTAGTACATGATGATCATGTGTATGTAATTGAATTGAACATCAGGGCATCTCGTTCTATGCCATTTGTTTCAAAATTAGTGAAAACCAATTTGATCTCTCTTGCATCTAAAGCAATTTTGGGTAAACCTATGCCTAAAATACCTGAGAATAAATGGCAAAAAATCCATAATTATGGAATCAAAGTACCGCAATTCTCTTTTATGCAATTAGAAGGTGCTGATATTGCCTTAGGCGTTGAAATGCAATCTACTGGTGAGGCTGCTTGCTTTGGAAATAGTTTCTATGATGCATTATCTAAGGGGCTGACATCAGTAGGATACAATTTGCCTGATAAAGGCACTGCATTGGTAACTGTTGGGGGTGCACAGAATAAAGAGAAATTGGTTGCAACCATTGCAAAACTAAAACAATTAGGATTTAAAATTTTGGCAACAGAACATACTGCTGAATTTTTTGAAGAAAAAATTGGTGAAGTACAAATTGTACATAAAATTTCAGAACCCGAAAGAAAACCCAATATCTCTGATTTATTATATGAACGAAAAATTGACTTTATCATAAATATACCTAGTACTTCTACATTGGAAAAATATGTTGGAATGCTCGATGATGAATACCAAATACGAAGAAAATCTCTTGAATTGGGAATTCCTGTACTTACTACTATTGAATTGGCAGATTCTTTTGTTAAGACTTTGGAGTGGTTAAGAAATAATAAAACTACCAAAGACCCTATTGAACCCTATGACAAATATGAATAA
- the carA gene encoding glutamine-hydrolyzing carbamoyl-phosphate synthase small subunit — protein MHNNSDFTRVTITTKKSNHANKFGKLIFDDGTVLDGKGFGYSTTVFGEIVFNTGMVGYTEALTDPSYNGQILTLTYPLVGNYGVPDPSIKDEDGIPKFFESNKIQIRGLVVHELSLTASHWNLFMTLDEWMNNEKVPGISGIDTRELTKKLRTSGVMMAALVVSDNEIDVDSIKKQLESAKHYDSEQFMDEVSTKEERVFGNDEKTVVVVDTGAKNAILRNVRELGYKAILVPWDTPFEKIMSHNPKGVVLSSGPGDPQKCPDTIDTAKKLIEHNVPTLGICLGAQIIGIAGNTETYKLKYGHRGQNKPCINLENNQVYVTSQNHGYGITPESIEKSDFKLWFTNADDKTVEGIKHKKQNCVAVQFHPEAAPGPFDCKFVFEELQKLMEK, from the coding sequence ATTCACAATAACTCGGACTTTACGAGGGTCACAATTACTACAAAGAAATCAAACCATGCAAATAAGTTTGGAAAACTAATTTTTGATGATGGCACTGTTCTTGATGGAAAGGGATTTGGTTATTCTACAACTGTTTTTGGTGAAATAGTTTTCAATACAGGAATGGTTGGATATACCGAAGCACTAACTGATCCATCATATAATGGCCAAATTCTCACTTTAACTTATCCTTTAGTTGGAAATTATGGAGTTCCAGATCCTTCTATCAAAGATGAAGATGGAATTCCAAAGTTTTTTGAATCAAACAAAATCCAAATTCGTGGTTTAGTTGTTCATGAATTATCCTTGACTGCCAGCCATTGGAATCTTTTCATGACTTTAGATGAATGGATGAATAATGAAAAAGTGCCTGGTATTTCTGGAATTGATACTAGGGAATTGACAAAAAAACTGAGAACTAGCGGAGTGATGATGGCTGCATTAGTTGTTTCTGATAATGAGATTGATGTTGATTCTATTAAAAAACAACTAGAATCTGCAAAACATTATGATTCAGAACAATTTATGGATGAGGTCTCCACAAAAGAAGAACGAGTATTTGGTAATGATGAAAAAACAGTTGTTGTAGTTGATACTGGTGCAAAAAACGCAATTTTGAGAAATGTACGTGAACTTGGCTATAAGGCAATTCTAGTCCCATGGGATACTCCTTTTGAAAAAATTATGTCTCATAATCCTAAAGGTGTTGTATTGAGTAGTGGTCCTGGTGATCCACAAAAATGCCCTGACACAATTGATACTGCAAAAAAATTAATTGAACATAATGTTCCAACATTAGGCATTTGTTTAGGTGCACAAATAATTGGGATTGCAGGAAATACTGAAACATACAAGTTAAAGTATGGTCACCGTGGTCAAAACAAACCTTGTATTAATTTAGAAAATAATCAAGTATATGTCACAAGCCAAAATCATGGATATGGCATCACTCCAGAGTCTATTGAAAAATCTGATTTCAAATTATGGTTTACAAATGCAGATGATAAAACAGTTGAAGGAATAAAACATAAAAAACAAAACTGTGTTGCAGTACAATTCCACCCCGAAGCTGCACCAGGACCGTTTGATTGCAAGTTTGTTTTTGAAGAGTTGCAAAAACTAATGGAGAAATAA
- a CDS encoding metallophosphoesterase produces the protein MLQTRIVPSKPALILEGEKKNLIVTDMHIGFESSMASNEIFIGKNSTINETIHELSTIIDSEKPDSVVLLGDIKSSIKNISRNEWEEVPLFFKKIKEKCDIVLIPGNHDANIQQLIPDNISMISSIGMVEENILLTHGHTMPSENFSHVDKIIMGHIHPVFFQEDSIINGQRVWVSIKTEKENIFPNKSGEIEITIMPSFNKYFYATHRKQYKKSISPIINKITEITKAKIITLDGTIIGNENNIKQVI, from the coding sequence ATGTTACAAACAAGAATAGTTCCATCAAAACCAGCTCTAATTCTAGAAGGAGAAAAAAAGAACCTCATAGTCACAGACATGCACATAGGATTTGAAAGTAGCATGGCATCAAATGAAATTTTCATAGGGAAAAACTCAACAATCAATGAAACAATTCACGAATTATCTACAATTATCGATTCAGAAAAACCAGATTCAGTGGTTTTGTTAGGAGACATAAAATCAAGTATTAAAAACATATCAAGGAATGAATGGGAGGAAGTACCATTATTTTTTAAAAAAATTAAAGAAAAATGTGATATCGTTTTGATTCCAGGGAATCATGATGCAAATATTCAACAGCTCATTCCAGATAACATTTCAATGATAAGTTCAATTGGAATGGTTGAGGAAAACATTTTGTTAACACATGGACACACCATGCCTTCTGAAAATTTTTCGCATGTAGATAAAATCATCATGGGTCATATCCATCCAGTTTTTTTTCAAGAGGATTCAATAATTAATGGACAAAGAGTATGGGTTTCCATAAAAACAGAAAAAGAAAATATTTTTCCCAACAAATCAGGAGAAATTGAAATTACAATAATGCCATCGTTTAACAAATATTTTTACGCAACACATAGAAAACAATACAAAAAATCAATTTCTCCAATAATCAATAAGATTACAGAAATAACTAAAGCAAAGATTATCACATTAGATGGAACTATAATAGGAAATGAAAATAATATCAAACAGGTAATTTAA